GGTCAGCGCGTCGATCCGGTCGACGATGCCGGACGCGGCGCGCAGCGGGCGCCACAGCTCGTCGAGCACGGTGAAGAACCAGCGCCGCGGTGCCAGCCCGGCGTCCGCGAGCGCGTGCGCGGCCGCGACCGTGCCCAGCCCGTCGGACCAGGCGGCGAGCATCGCGGCCGCGGTCAGCTGGGTGTCCGACTCGCCGATCCGGGAGATGTCGATGCAGACCGCGGGCGCGTCCGGGTCGATGTGGGTGGACGTGCTGGCGGAGAACGTGCCGCCGAGCGGCCCGTCCAGGATGCCGAGCAGCGACCGGTGCAGCGGGTCGACGGCGTCGCGATACCTGGTCTCCTGGCCGCGGTCGAGCGTGACCGCGCGGACCGGCTCCGGGCCCTCGGTCAGCACCGTGAGCAGGTCCGGCAGCAGGTACGCCCGCCCGGCCGCGCGTTCCCGCAGGTGCCGCAGGCAGGCCGCGAGCACGGCCTGCTCGTGGTCGCCGACGGCCTGGCCGCGCACGATGGTGAGCAGCGCCGCGACCATGTTGAGGATCCGGCCGTCCGCCTCGGCCGCGAGCGCCTCACCGGCCGCACCGCCGATCCGCCGGGCCGCCGCGCCCATCGCGCCCGGGTCGAGCACGTTCAGGCCGCCGACGCCGCGGCCGATCGAGATCACCTGGCCGCCCAGGGCCCGTACCGTGTCGGCGTAGTCGGGTTTGAGGTCGCCGAGCACCAGCGGCGTCACGCCCTGCGCGGCCAGCCCGATCAGGATCCGGTTGACCAGTGTGGACTTGCCCAGGCCCGGCATGCCGAGCATGAACAGCGACGGGTTGGAGATGTACCGGGCACGCATGAACCAGGACAGCGGGTCGCCGCACACGGTCGCGCCGGTGGCCAGGTGCTGGCCCAGCGGCACGCCGCTCATCGGCGCGCCGGACCCGGCGGAGAACGGCCACAGCCCGCAGGCCTGGACCGTGGTGGCGCGCCACATGGTGGGCGGGTCGACGTAGCCGACGCGGCCGCCGCCGGAGCCGGGCCAGCCATGGGTGGGCACCGCGCCGCTGCTGCGTCTCGGCCTCGCGACCGTCTCGCCGGGGTCCGGCATCTCCAGGACCGGCAGCGCGTTGCGGGCGCCGGACGCGCCCCGGCGCCAGCCGGTACCCAGGTACGACGTTCTCACAGCGCCTCCTGGAGCTCGTGCGGGATCAGCGTGTACTCCCACGGCAGGACGCCCGCGGGCAGCGAGCAGGTGAACGCGGCCGCCTGCATGCGGTCGGCCGGGCGCATCGACAGCCGCGACCCGGCGATCAGGTTGCGGACCGTCACGTTCGCGTCGACCAGGTCCTCGTGCGCGTCCACGGTCACGGTCAGCAGCAGCGAGAACTCGACCAGCCCGGCGCCGGACGCCTCCTCCGCCGCGGTCTGCTCGGCCGCGGCGATCTCCGCGGACGCGCGCGCCTGCACCAGGCCGCGGCCGGAGCTGGCCATGAACTGGGCGCTGCGCCGGTCCGACTCGACGATCTTGGCGGAGGTGGCCGGGTCGATCGGCCGGTAGAGCAGCGTGACGCGCTTGCGGCGGGTGCCGGGCGCGGCCTCCAGGATGTCGCGCAGCACGCCGGAGCCGACCGTGCCGCGCGGCGCCATGGTCAGCATCCAGGTGCGCGAGACGCCGGAGTCGTGGCTGTAGGAGTCGACGGACTCCACGCACGCGGCCGGGCCGGCGTCGTCCCACTCCAGGCCGGTGCCGCCGTGCTCGGCGCGGGCCTCCATCACGTCGGTGACCGATGCCGGGTCGTACGCCACCCGGACCACCTCGGCGATCCGCTCGGCGGACAGCGGCTCCGCGGAACCGCCGCCCGCGCCGATCAGGCCGCCGCACAGGCCGGGGATCCGGACCGCCAAGTCGGTGATCACGTCGTCCAGGTCGCGTTTGTTGCCGCCCGGCGCCGCGTAGGTGAGCGTCACGTACGTGTGCATCTCCGACGACGCGGCCGGGTACTGCTCGACGATCTCCTCCATCACCGCGCGGGCGATGTCCGGCGCGTCCGGGGACAGCCGGGGCAGCACCTCGGCCGCGAGCGTCCGGCCGGAGTCCGGCGCGGTCTCCACGATCACCGACGCGCCCTTCAGGTTCGGCTCGTGCGACAGCCGGGCCAGCCACTCGCCCCACAGCGCCACCCACACGTCGACCTGCTCCTGGTCGACCAGCCCGCCGCCGTCCGGCACGCACTCCAGCACGACGGTGAACCGGTTGCGGCCGCGGTGGTGCAGCACGCCGAACGGGCGGTCGAACGCGTCCCGGCCCTCGCCCATCCGTACCTGGCTGAGCAGGCCCGGGGGTTGGTAGCGGCCGCCGGCGCGGCGGGACAGCGGGCCGGAGACGTAGAGGTGCTCGCCGCGGGACCGGCGCTGCCGCCAGCTGATCCGGGTCGCGGCCATCTGGTAGACGTTGCGGCCGTCCTCGGTCCGCACGGCCAGCGGCGCGATCGCGGCGGCCAGCGGCACGAACACCACCATCGCGGCGGACAGCGAGATCAGCGACGCGAGCAGCACCACGACGATGCCGCCGAACGCGGCGATGGTGCCGATCAGGCCGAGCGGCCCGAGCCCGGACCGTCGTGGGCGACGCCAGTTGCCGTACGTACGGCGGACAACGGCCTCCGTGGTCATGTGCACCTTCCCTGTCAGTCTGGGATTGCGGTCGGTCGCGGGTCGCGGTCAGTCGGGATTGCCGGACACCGCGCCCTGGGCCAGATTGGTGCCGTGCTTGACGGCGGTGGTGGATGCCTTCGCGGCCACCAGCGCGGCACCGCCGATCGCGCCGGCCGCGACGCGCCCGGCACCGGAGGCGATCGCCCGGCCGGTGCTGCGGCCGCCACCCGCGCCGCCGCCCCCGCCGCCGGTTCCGCCGCCACCGCCGCCGGTTGCTCCGGCCGCGCCGGTCGCTCCCCGGCCGCCGGACTTGCCGCCGCCCTTGCCGCCGCCGCGCGCGTACCGCATGCCGGCCGAGCCGATCGCGCCGGTCGCCTGGGCCGCGGCACCGGCGCCGGACGCGACCGCGGAGGACGCGCCGTCGGAGTTGCCGAGCGCCATCGTGGCCGGCACGACCAGCCGGAGCAGGCCGGGCAGCGCGACCGCGGCCATCAGCAGCACGCCGCAGCCGGCGATCTTCTGCTGTACCGCGTTCTGGCCCTCGAAGGAGATCATCGTGGCGCCGACGTAGAAGATCAGCCCGACCGCCGGCTTGTAGATCAGCCACGCGGTCATCCAGGCGATGTGCTTGCGCCACCAGGACGAGCCCCACTCGGTCATCGACGCGACCGCGGCCAGCGGCAGCGTGCCGACCAGCAGCACCATCACGCCGAGCCGGATGTAGAGCAGCACGATGTGCACCAGCCCGGCGATCAGCAGCAGCAGCCCGATGATGATGATCAGGAACGTGGAGATGTCCGCGTTGTCGCACGACGCGATCGTCTTCAGCTGCTCCTTCACGCCGGCCTCGAACAGGTGCTCGGTGTACCGGTCGGAGAGCAGCGCGAGCTGGATGAGCACGAACGACCCGGCGCCGGCGACCAGGATCAGGCGCAGCACGCCCTTGATCGCGACCACACCGGGCTGGCCCCGTCGTTCCAGCGCCATCCGGGCGGCCGCGAACAGCAGCGACGCGACCGCGATCGTGACCACCAGCCAGTTGGTCTGCAGGCCGATCTTGTGGTTGATCTCCGGGTCCTGGGACAGCGTCGGGATCCGGAGCGCCAGCTCGCCGAAGAGGCTCGCGGCCGCGTTCATGATCGCGCTGGCGATCTTGCGCAGGAGCCCGTCGATGCCCTGGTCGAACAGTTCGGTCAGGCCGGAGAACGCGCCGACGTAGACGATGTCCCCATTGGTGCAGTCCGGCATCTCACGCCTCCCACAGGATGAAGCCGGCGGACGTGCGGACCGGGGTGAGCGGCGTGTACAGCTCGCCGGCGCCGGACGGCACCACCTTCCAGTCACCGTCCGACCAGGTGAGCCGGTAGTCCGCGGCCGCGTCGCCGAACCCGGCGAGCCGGACCAGCATGCGTACGGTCGCGCGCTCCGCCGTGTAGACGACCAGCGCGAAACCGGCGATCGACACCGCGGTGCGCGCGGCCGGCGCGTCGTCGACGGACGACCGCATCGCGATGAAGACCTCGCGCCCCGGCCCCGGCTCCACCTGCCGTTCCACCACCGCGCGCCAGTCGCCGCCGCTCAGCTGCCGCGGTATGACGTGCGCGGCCATCACCGCGCCGGTCGGCGTGTGCGCGAAACACCACAGGATCGATCCATCGGTACGGACCGGGCCGGACGACGCGGACAGCGGCACCCGGGCGCCGTTCAGCTCGCGCCAGGTCAGGTCCGCGGGCGGCCCGGCCGGCGCGTCCTGCTGCGAGTCGTCGGTCCGGCAGCCGTCCGGCCGCCCGTCGACCAGCACCGTGCCGGCCGGTTGCGGCGCCGGCCCGGGGTCGTCGCGCAGCACCAGGAAACCGGCACCGGCGATCAGCAGCACCGCGAAGAACACCGCCGGCACCAGCCAGCTGCGTTGCCGCCAGTACGGCGGCGGGTCGGTCTCGAACCGGCTGCCCATCTAGGCCCCCGGCGCGTTGAAGAAGAAGCCCACGATCGGGCCGGCGGTCGCGACCAGGATGCAGCCGCCGAGCACCAGGCCGAGCCGGCTCATGTGCTCGGAACTCTCGCCGCGCTGGTGCGAGATGGCCATCATCGTGCCGGTGATCAGCACGCCGACGACACCGGCCGCGGTGCCGGCCCAGGCGATCAGGTTCATCGCGGTGGTCACCATGGCCGCCAGGTCGGCCGGCGCGGCACCACCCCGGTCCGGCGACGGCACCTCGACCTCGGGGAAAGCACCGAACGTGGCGAGAGCGCGGTGGATCGAGAACACGGTTTCCTCTTTTCGCAGGTGTTGATCAGGGGAGTTTTATGTCGAGGAACGTGAGGATCGGCGCCACCGCGACCGCGATGATGCAGGAGATCCCGACGATCGTCAGCTGCCGCCATTGGTCCGGCCCGAATCCCATGTCGCCGCGACGCATCTGCAGCGTCATGTTCAGCCCGACGATGAGAATTCCGACCACGCCGGAAGCGGACACGCTCCAGGCCAGGAGATTGAGCAAATTGATGTCGACGCGCCGATCGTCACCGTCCCGCACCGCGGACGGGTCGAATGCCGCGATCGACGGCACCGGCTGGGTCGGCGGCGGCCGATCGATCGACTCGCATTGCATCTTCGCGCCCTGCACCGTCCCGGACAGCGTGCACCAGGACCGCCCGGTCGCGTCGTATCCCTTGTGGGACGGACCTGCCTTGATGTAGAAGTCGAGGGCCAGACCGGCGCCCTTGTCGTCGATGGTCAGCGTGCTGGACCGCGGCGACGTCAGGTGGTCCACACAGTCCTTGGCATCGGTTTCCGGCGGGTCGTTCTTGCTGCGGATACAGACCTTCACCGAGTACGCGGCACTGTTCTTGATGCGGACCGACTGCTCCGCTCGCGCAGCCGCCCGGGACGCTGTCGCACCACTCGGTGACGGAATCGCCAGAAATGCGATCACGAGCACCAGAGACGACGTCAGTACGACGCCGAGCCGATTCGAATCAGCACGCACCGGTCCTCCCCTCCTGACTGTCCTTTGTCGACTCCAGCGACCGGGAATGCGGCCGTGACCGCATCCGGCGGTCCTGCGACGCAGACCCAACGGGGATCCGTTCACATCGGTTCACTGCGTTCCGAGATCGATTCGCCGGGCGCCGTGAACCGGCTCGCCGGGCGCCGCGTTGGGTCCCTGTCGGCCGAGGCGAGGGGAAGTGGCGAGCTGATGTCCACAAAGGGCGTGCGACGTGCGGCGCGGGCCGCTGCCGAGGGCGCCGGTCCGGGCGAGCGCAAACCCGTCGACGCCACGCAGGCCATCGGCATCGCCGTCGCCGTGCTGGGCCTGCTCCCGGTCGTGGTGCTCGCGCTGATCTGCCTACTCGCGCTCGGCCTGATCATCGGCGTGGGCGGCCTGGCCGCGCCCGCGGATCCCTCGGCCAGCAACGGCCCATTCGTCGCCGACGTGCTGCTCGGCGGCGACCCGCACAGTGAACTGGCGGTGGAGAGCATCCCGGACCCGGCGCTGGTGGAACCACTGCGCGAGGCCGGCCGCCAGTGCCCGATGATCAGTGCGGTGATCCTCGCTGCCCAGATCATGGAGGAGTCCGGCTTCGACCCGGCCACGACCGGCCCGGACGGCGAGATCGGCATCTCCCAGCTGCCGCCGGACGTCTTCGACCGGCTCGGCGAGGACGACGACGACAACGGCGAGACCTCCGCCCGCGACCCGGTCGACTCGATCTTCGCCCAGGCCCGGTACCTGTGTGAGCTCGGCGACGCGGTGCAGCAGCTGATCGACGACGGCAAGGCTTCCGGCGACCGGCTCACGCTGGCGCTGCTGGCCTACGAGATCGGGCTGGCCGAGGTCGAGTCCCGCGGCGGGATGCCGGTCCCGGACATCACCAGCTACCCCTACCGGGTGCGCATGCTCTTCCCGCACTTCATGACCGGCGAGCCGGAGGCACCCGGCAAGGACGTGCCGCCGCCGGGCAGTTCCGGCAAGCTGGACGAGGCCGCGTTCAACCAGATCTTCCCGGGCCGGATCCCGTTCTACACGTACGCCGGCCTGATGACCGCGATGGCGAAGTACCCGGCGTTCGGCCAGACCGGCGACGAGACCACCCGCAAACGCGAGATCGCCGCGTTCCTGGCCAACGTCAACCAGGAGAGTGGCGGCCTGCGCTACGTCGAGGAGATCAACCAGTCCGCCTGGGGCAACTACTGCAACGCCGGCGCGCCGTACGGCTGCCCCGCCGGTCAGCGCGCGTATCACGGTCGCGGGCCGATCCAGCTGTCCTGGAACACCAATTATCACGCGGCCGGCCAGGCGCTGAACCTCGACCTGCTGAACAATCCGGACCTGGTGATGACGAACGCGTCGGTGGCGTGGCAGACCGCGCTGTGGTTCTGGATGACGCAATCCGGCGCGGGCACGATGACGCCGCATGCCGCGATGACCAACGGCTCCGGTTTCGGCGAGACGATCCGCAGCATCAACGGAGTCCTCGAATGCCACGGCGGCCAGCCCGCCGCCATCGCCAACCGCGTCAATTCCTACCGCGACTACACCCGCATCCTCGGCGTCACCCCCGGCGACCGCCTGGAGTGCTGACGCGGTCGCCGGACTGAGAACTGGATGCGGTCAGCCAACCGCCCGCATCCGCGTTCGTAGGCCAAAAAGCCCGCAGCTCTTCAGTTCGGTCATCCGAGCTCTGCGCCCGAGAGACCACCGAAGAGCTGCGGTCCTTCAACACCGTGATAACCGTTTGAACTGGACCTCGCCAGCACTCTATCGAGTCTGGCCGGATCCTCTACCTCACATCCGCTGCCCGTTGCCGCGGGGGTTCGCAAGCGGATCCGCATACGGGTGACGAATCCGAGACGCGGTGCCCTCCTCGAGCGCGGATGCGGCGGACCAGGAACTCGCCCCTACGCTACGCGTCATGGCCGCTTCCGGAATCGGAAGGCCGACAGTCCCGGTCGGCGGGGTCATCCGAACCGCTCTTTCATTGAGTTGCTCAGCGTGCCGAGCCTGCTCTTCGGTAGGCGGATCAGCTTTCTCCCTGTTTTTCGGTTCAGAGGCCCACTTGACCATCTGAGTGGCGAACTGTGCCATGTCGATCGCAAACTTGGCGTCCTTCACCGCGTTTGTCTCCCCGGCGAAGTTTATGCATGCACGGGTGACCGACAGGGTCGCACTCAGCAGACTGGCCGAAACGTAGACCGGGTGTTCCAACACGCCTTCGCGACGGCGTTGCACACCGTGGCTCGCGGAGACACCGAGGGACGCGGCGACGTTAGCGACATCTGCAGTCGGCTCGGCAATCCTCCCCTTGTCGTATCGGTTGGCCATCGTGGAAGCGAAAGTGGCTGCCGACGACACCAATTGGGCAGACCTCTCCGGGTTCTCCTTCACCGCCCTCAGGATGAAGCTGCCGAGGTTCTGCGCGGTGTTCGTAAACCTCTCCATCCGAGTTGGTTCGTCGGTCCAACCCGACTCGAGATCTCCTGGCACGACCTACCTCCTTCGGGATGCCGGCAACTGTCGACGGGCGAATCGGCGGTGGCCGGCCCGTATTGTGTGCCGCATCCATTCGACATCGTGAGTTGCACTATCGACCCAACGGCGAAGGGTCGAAGCCGGTTCACAAGCCCTGGGAGGATGCTGAAGCCTGGCCGGCGAAGCCGGGCCCACGGTGGTGGTTGGCTGCTCGCGTCGCAGTGCCACATCGTCTGATCCAGTCGCCGGAACGGCTCCAGAAGTTGTACGGGACCTCGTGGGTCCTCAGGACGCCGTCCGAGGTGAGCGCTGCCCAGACTTGTCGTGTGCAGCCGGAGGCGGCTGACATCGTCAAGCGTGACTACGCGGGGGTCCATGCGGTCGGGTTATGAGGGTGACGCTCGCCGGCCGGCGGTCCGGATCACGGGCCGCCGGCCCCGGTGGCATCCGGCCGCCGGGAGCCGGTCGGGGATACCGGTGAGTCAGCGTCAGGCCGCGCGGTGCAGGTCGTCGTGGGAGGCGTTCAGCGTGACGACGCCGGGCTCGCCCTCGGTGGAGGTGGCGATCTGGTCGCCGGAGGCGTAGACGTCCGTGGTGAACAGGCCCTCGGCGTCGATGCGCAGGTAGCCGGTGCTGACCAGGTTCTCGGCGATGCCGGCGGCCACGTCGGGGCGCACGTCGGTGCCGGGCATCTGGACCGCGGTGACCGTGCCGACGGCGTCGCCGAGCGAGTCGACGACGCTCATCCCGACGTTGACCCGCGCGATCGGCAGCGCCTCCACGGGCGCGTCGTCGACCGGCGCGAAGCCGGCGGCGGAGGCCTCGGCGGCCGGATAGCCGGCGGAGGCCGTCCCGATCGGCGCCTCGCCCACGGGCGCGCCGTCCAGGGGCGCGCCGCCCTGCACCGTGGTGGCCGGCGGCGTGTCGTGCGGCGGCGTGTAGCGCGGCGGGGCGGTCGGGAAGTCGGCGGGTGTGTGTGAAGGCTGCATGCCGATCAGGTTTCCCGCCTGGCGCCGCGGAAAACCCGCAAGATCGGCCGGCGGCTACGTGGCGACCGGCAGGCCGGGGGTGGTGAACGCGCGGCCGTCCTCGGTGACGGCCGCGGACTCGTACCCGTCGGTGGCCAGCTTCTCCAGGTAGCGCAGGCCGTCGCGGTCCATCGCCAGCGCGGCCGTGGCGTACGCGTCCGCGAGCGTCAGATCCGGCCCGGTCACGGTCACCGAGCGCAGGAAACGCGCCGGTTTGCCGGTCCGCGGGTTGATCACATGACCGCCGCGCTCGTACGTACCGGACGTGGCCACCGCCGCGTCGCGCACCGCGAGTTTCCACGCCACCTTGGTCTCGTCCCACGGATGCCGGACGCCGACCCGCCAGACGCGGTCGCCGCGGGCCGCGATGTCGCCGCCCGCGCTGATGAAGTGGGTGGGGCAGCCGGCGTCCACCAGCCGCTGGGACGCCTCCGCGACCGCCCAGCCCTTCACGTAACCGGAGGGATCGAGCACGCCGCCGTAGTACGCGTCGAAGTAGCCGTCGGTGGCGCGCCACAGGTCCGCGCACGCGCCGAGCACGTGGCGCAGGTCCGGGTGGCAGCCGGTGGAGGTCAGCTCGCCGCGGCGCATGCGGCTGACCTCACTGTCCTGTTTGTACGTGCTGAACCGCGCGTCCACCTCGTGCAGCCACCCGCACACGTCCCCGATCAGCGCGCGCAGCTCGGGTGCGGGGCGGTCCGCGGCCAGCTCGATGCTGACCGCGGTGCCCATCACCATCTCGACGTGGCGCACGGTCTCAGCCCGCGGCCTTGTCCAGCGCGGCCTGCAGCGACTTGCGGTACGCCTCGGTGGTGAGCGTCGCGCCGGAGACCGCGTCCACGTCGTCGCCGCTCTCCGCGGTCAGCGCGGACTCGTTGAGCTTCTCGATCGCCGGCGGGTTGATCGTGGCGCTGTCGCCGCCGGTCGGGTACGTGGCGTCGGCCGCGGAGACCTTGCCGTCCTCGACCGTGATGGTGACCTGGATCGTGCCGTACGCGTACTTGGACCCGGTGCCGCGGAACTCGCCGTCGGTGAGCCCGCCGGCACCGCCGCCGTCCGCGGGGGCGTCGCCGTCCGCCGGGGCGTCGCCCTCGTCGTCCGGCTGGGCGCCACCGGCATCGTCCTGGTCCGGCTCAGCGGGCGCGTCCGCGGGGGCCTCAGCGGCCGCGTCCTCGGCGACCGGGACGATCTGTGTGGGGGCCGCCATCCGGACGCCGAAGATCATGCCAACGCCGGCCAGAGTGCCGAAGACTGCTGCCGTACTGCGTCGCACCGAGGATCTCCTTCACATCAACAATCACGGTCATCAGGGGGTACGCGAAGCGCGTGCGGACGGTTCAGAACTCGAACGGGTCGAGGTGGATCTGCGCGTTCGGCACCTCGAGCTCGCGGAGCAGGTCGACCGCGGCGTCGACCAGCCCGGGCGGCCCGCACAGGTAGACGTCGCGCTGGGACACGTCCGGCACCAGCTCCCGCATGCCGCTCGTGGTGAACAGCCGGCGTGGGCCGGGTTCGTTGCGGCCGCCGACGACGAAGAAGACCTGGGCGCCGCGCCGGACCGCCAGCTCCTCCAGTTCGTCGCGGAAGACCACCTCGTCCTGGCGGCTGGCCCGGTAGATGACGGTGGTGCCGGACGGCATCTCCTCCAGCAGCGCGCGGATCGGCGCGATGCCGCTGCCGCCCGCGATGAGCAGCGCGTTCCGCTGGGTGCGCCGTTCCGCCGTGAACGTGCCGTACGGTCCCTGCAGCCACACCCGGGTGCCCGGTTCCAGCTCGGCGAGGCGCTCGGTGTACTTGCCGACCGCGGTGACGGTGAGCCGCAGCCACTGCGCGTTCGGCGCGGCGGACAGCGAGAACGGGTGCGACTGCCACCAGGCGCCGCCGGTCAGGAACCGCCAGCGCATGAACTGCCCGCCGCGCGCGCCGAGCCGGTCCAGGCCGCGCCCGTCGACGTAGACGGAGAAGCTGTTCCGGCCCTCGTTGACCACCTCGACGACCTCGAAGCGGTGGCGCAGGTTCATCCAGAGCGGCTCGACGATCCGGCCCCAGACCACGGCGGAGATGACCAGCGCGGTCAGGCCGGGCCAGAAGACCGAGGCGAACCGGCCGCTGAGGTCCGCGCCGACCGCGACCTGGTGGCCGTAGCCGAGCAGCAGCACCAGGTACGCGCTGAGGTGCAGGCCCTTCCAGAGCTCGTAGGAGAGCAGCCGGCGCAGGCCGCGGATCGAGATCAGCGCGATGAAGATCATGATGACGGTGGCGGCGAGCGCCTCGACCATCTTCGGCAGCGTGGTGATGATCGTGAAGGTCTGGGTGATCACGTCGGTCTCGGCGAGCAGCGCGTACCCGTACACGATGAAGACGATGTGCGCGATCACGAAGACGCACAGCGACGTGCCCAGCCCGCGGTGCCAGCGCAGCAGGTCGCGGGAGCCGACCCAGTCCTCCAGCCAGGAGACCCGGCTCATCATCAGCAGCTGGATGAAGAGCAGGTAGCCGCCGATCAGGCCGGTGACGCGGCCGATCGCGAGCATCAGCGTGGGCAGGTCGTTGACCGCGCCCGGCTGGGTGTCGAAGACCCAGAGCGAGACGCTGGTGCCGAGGCCGCCGAGGAACAGCAGGACCGTGAAGAGACGGTTACCGGTGAAGGGGTTGTCCGGTTCGTCGCCGTCGCCGGTGGCCACCGCGCGGGGGCGGGACCGCGCCGGTGCGGGCTCGTCGTGGAGGTCCTGCGGCTGGCGCCGCCACGGCTGCTGCGTGCCGGTCTGCGCGTACGCGCCGGAGCCGGCCTCCCAGGCGGCGGCCGGCTGGTCGTACCGGCGGGCCTCGAAGCGGCCGTTCTCGTCGTAGCCGCCCCGCTCCTCGTAGCCGGCCCGCTCCCCGTAGCCGCCCCGTTCGGCGGCCGGGTCGTAGCCGGGCTGGTCGTCATATGCCTCGTGGGAGCCACGACGTGCGCCGCCTCCGGCGTCGTCGTACCGTACCCACGAGGTCGTCGGCGGTCCCTGCGCCACTGTTCTCTCTACCCCCTGCCGGGCCCCCAGCGGAGAGGCCGTCGGCAGGAGGTACGCAGCGCGGCCCCGCGCGGATCACAAGATCCAGAAAATCACCGCGACGAAGGTGATTTGACGCCGTTCGGATGGTTTTCCGAGCAGCACTGTCTCACCAGGTGATCTCCCCGTGCCGGGACACCAGCCGCCCGGAGCCGTGGCCCGGTCCCTCGGTCGCGAGCGCGACGACCGCGTCCGTGCCCTCGGTGACGGTCTGGTGGCCGGTGTGCCCGTTGAGGTCGGTCGCGGTGTAACCCGGGTCGGCCGCGTTGATCCGGACGCCGGGCAGCGCCCGCGCGTACTGCGTGGTCAGCATCGTCAGCGCGGCCTTGGACGCGGCGTAGGTGGGTACCAGCGCGCCGGACTCCGGCCGCGCCGGGTCGTGCGTGGCCACCAGGTCGCCCATCGCGCTGCTCACGTTGATCACCACCGGGTCCGCCGACCGGCCGAGCAGCGGCAGGAACGCGGTGGTCACCCGCACCGGGCCGGCGACGTTGACGTCCAGCACGGCCAGCACCGCCGCGCCGGTCAGGCCGCTCGGGTCGCCGAACGGGCCGTGCACGCCCGCGTTGTTGATCAGCACGTCGACGTGCCCCTCGTGCCGCGCCACGTCGTCCGCCGCGGCCGCGACGGACGCCTCGTCGGTGACGTCGATCCGGACGAACCGGGCGCCGAGGTCCGCGGCGGCGGCCGCGCCGGCCGTGGCGTCGCGCGCGCCGAGGAGCACGGTGTGGCCCGCCTCGATCAGGCGGCGGGCGGTCTCGCGTCCGAGGCCCTTGTTGGCCCCGGTGATGAAGGTGATCGTCATGCGCTCATCGAACGCCCGGCCCACGGCGCCTACCAGGGAAGATCCTTACCACCTCGGGTACGCGGCGGCGCGGCACAATCGGTGGATGACATCCGGGCTCGGCACGACCCTGCGGCAGTGGCGCGACCGGCTCTCGCCGGCCGCCGCCGGGCTGCCCACCGGGCACGCGCGCCGCGCCCGCGGCCTGCGCCGGGAGGAGCTGGCCGAGCTCGCCGGGATCTCCGTCGACTACGTGGTCCGGCTGGAGCAGGGCCGGTTCGTCACACCGTCCGCGCAGGTCGTCGCGGCGCTGGCCCGCGCGCTGCAACTCACCCGCGACGAGCGTGACCACCTGCACCGGCTCGCCCGGCTGGTGCCGCCACCGGACGCGGAGGTGTCCGACCACATCCCGCCCGGCCTGCACCGCCTGGTGCACCGGATGGGCCACGGCGCGGTCGCGGTGTT
This genomic window from Catenuloplanes niger contains:
- a CDS encoding ferredoxin reductase family protein, producing MAQGPPTTSWVRYDDAGGGARRGSHEAYDDQPGYDPAAERGGYGERAGYEERGGYDENGRFEARRYDQPAAAWEAGSGAYAQTGTQQPWRRQPQDLHDEPAPARSRPRAVATGDGDEPDNPFTGNRLFTVLLFLGGLGTSVSLWVFDTQPGAVNDLPTLMLAIGRVTGLIGGYLLFIQLLMMSRVSWLEDWVGSRDLLRWHRGLGTSLCVFVIAHIVFIVYGYALLAETDVITQTFTIITTLPKMVEALAATVIMIFIALISIRGLRRLLSYELWKGLHLSAYLVLLLGYGHQVAVGADLSGRFASVFWPGLTALVISAVVWGRIVEPLWMNLRHRFEVVEVVNEGRNSFSVYVDGRGLDRLGARGGQFMRWRFLTGGAWWQSHPFSLSAAPNAQWLRLTVTAVGKYTERLAELEPGTRVWLQGPYGTFTAERRTQRNALLIAGGSGIAPIRALLEEMPSGTTVIYRASRQDEVVFRDELEELAVRRGAQVFFVVGGRNEPGPRRLFTTSGMRELVPDVSQRDVYLCGPPGLVDAAVDLLRELEVPNAQIHLDPFEF
- a CDS encoding SDR family NAD(P)-dependent oxidoreductase; the protein is MTITFITGANKGLGRETARRLIEAGHTVLLGARDATAGAAAAADLGARFVRIDVTDEASVAAAADDVARHEGHVDVLINNAGVHGPFGDPSGLTGAAVLAVLDVNVAGPVRVTTAFLPLLGRSADPVVINVSSAMGDLVATHDPARPESGALVPTYAASKAALTMLTTQYARALPGVRINAADPGYTATDLNGHTGHQTVTEGTDAVVALATEGPGHGSGRLVSRHGEITW